Proteins found in one Deltaproteobacteria bacterium genomic segment:
- a CDS encoding NAD+ synthase produces the protein MKIALAQINPTIGAFKGNTEKMMGFIDKARGLSCDLIIFSELVISGYPPRDLLERQDFVAANLRHLEEIAESVRGIGVICGFVGENPDQEGHPLHNSAALFDSGKILHRSHKRLLPDYDVFDEKRYFEPGTQCSSFLYKGRNIGLTICEDIWNDKDLFSRNVFSRRLYPVDPVAAMIQKGADLIINISASPYYAGKTEFKQDMLGDLAKKYGIPLLYVNQVGGNDSVLFDGVSMAFDSRGWLAARAGDFEEDIVLFDTDTQKGELHQVSGTEAESILKALVMGTRDYIRKCGFARAIVGLSGGIDSALTASIAVQALGKKNVMGIFMPSQYTSHENFEDTKSLAENLGIEFVQMPIASIFEGILHELPPVFKDVATEVTGQNIQARIRGALLMAFSNKLGGLLLSTGNKSELAVGYCTLYGDMSGGLAVIADVPKMTVYELARLINKKQEVIPGRILKKPPSAELKPDQKDQDDLPPYDILDGILKAYIEDNKGAEEIIAMGFDPVIVRETLCRVDRNEYKRHQAPPSLKVTTKSFGYGRRFPIAQAYLPTCKS, from the coding sequence GGTTCATAGACAAGGCAAGGGGCCTTTCCTGTGATCTTATCATCTTTTCGGAGCTTGTTATCTCCGGGTATCCTCCTCGGGACCTTCTGGAGAGGCAGGACTTTGTGGCCGCGAACCTGCGCCATCTCGAAGAAATCGCTGAGTCCGTGAGAGGGATCGGGGTTATATGCGGGTTTGTAGGCGAAAACCCGGATCAGGAAGGTCATCCCCTCCACAACTCAGCAGCCCTTTTTGATTCAGGAAAAATCCTCCACCGGTCTCACAAGAGGTTACTTCCCGACTATGACGTCTTTGATGAAAAAAGGTACTTTGAGCCAGGTACCCAGTGCTCCTCTTTCTTGTACAAGGGCCGGAATATTGGACTGACCATCTGCGAGGATATCTGGAACGACAAAGATCTCTTTTCACGGAATGTGTTTTCACGAAGGCTTTACCCGGTTGACCCTGTAGCCGCCATGATCCAAAAAGGGGCTGATCTTATCATAAATATTTCGGCCTCTCCCTACTATGCCGGCAAGACTGAATTCAAGCAGGACATGCTCGGCGATCTTGCCAAGAAGTACGGGATTCCTCTCCTTTATGTAAATCAGGTGGGCGGCAATGACAGCGTCCTTTTTGATGGCGTCAGCATGGCCTTTGATTCAAGAGGCTGGCTGGCGGCCCGGGCTGGCGATTTTGAGGAGGATATTGTCCTTTTTGACACTGACACGCAAAAAGGTGAACTCCACCAAGTCAGTGGAACGGAGGCAGAATCGATCCTGAAGGCCCTGGTTATGGGGACGAGAGATTATATTCGCAAGTGCGGATTTGCCAGAGCTATCGTTGGATTGAGCGGTGGAATTGATTCGGCCCTTACTGCCTCTATTGCGGTTCAGGCTCTTGGCAAGAAAAATGTGATGGGTATTTTTATGCCTTCCCAGTATACGTCTCACGAAAACTTCGAAGACACCAAATCGCTGGCAGAAAATTTAGGGATAGAGTTCGTTCAGATGCCGATTGCAAGTATATTTGAAGGGATTTTACACGAACTCCCTCCGGTTTTCAAAGATGTGGCTACAGAGGTTACAGGCCAGAATATCCAGGCCCGTATCCGGGGCGCACTCCTCATGGCGTTTTCGAACAAGCTCGGGGGACTTCTTCTATCAACAGGGAACAAATCTGAACTGGCCGTTGGCTATTGCACGCTTTACGGTGATATGAGTGGAGGGCTGGCTGTCATCGCCGATGTTCCCAAGATGACGGTCTATGAACTTGCTCGTCTGATCAACAAGAAGCAAGAAGTTATCCCCGGGAGAATTCTTAAAAAGCCTCCTTCCGCAGAACTCAAGCCTGACCAGAAAGATCAGGACGATCTGCCGCCTTATGACATTCTGGACGGGATATTAAAGGCATATATTGAAGACAACAAAGGGGCGGAAGAGATCATTGCCATGGGATTTGATCCGGTCATCGTCAGAGAGACCCTATGCCGGGTTGATCGCAATGAATACAAACGACACCAGGCCCCGCCGAGCTTAAAGGTCACCACAAAATCATTCGGTTATGGGAGACGATTCCCTATAGCCCAAGCGTATTTACCCACCTGCAAGTCATAA